In Plutella xylostella chromosome 3, ilPluXylo3.1, whole genome shotgun sequence, the following proteins share a genomic window:
- the LOC105391649 gene encoding cyclin-dependent kinase-like 1, with translation MARALSPSTPSSRAMDKYEQLSVVGEGSYGVVLKCRRRDDGQLVAIKKFLETEDDAGVRKMALREIRMLKKLRHDHLVNMLEVFRRKRRFYLVFEYLDHTLLDELEASPGGLGEEVARKHLYQLLKGIDYCHQNSIIHRDVKPENVLVSASGIVKLCDLGFARALAAPGEPYTEYVATRWYRAPELLVAEHRYGPEVDIWALGCLFSEMLTGDPLFPGDSDIDQLALIINTVGKLAPRHQQVVSRLSGGAGAACGGRGASGGRGALPGGGHGRDLLAACLRTEPRARPQASALLRHKYFTTDGWADSFNAELRQKLGKEESTSPQQCTARLANKPRQQWTLNIMTDHSRSRTNSTADSLIDYNYTPGTHEEMETTTQAEKAKSHSMTPQDSGEGGNGVTTATLPAPRPLPPKSLSKAINETFQTFPVPVTTYPRTPYIKKVNNKVMMEEDVIRGKATSKKLAKKTAPQLSLPYVPGASNSPMKKAKKLTPQQQQYLVNKAHDNWNYGAYRTGDSSRSPTNLPYM, from the exons ATGGCGCGAGCGCTGTCCCCCTCCACGCCTAGCAGCCGCGCCATGGACAAGTACGAGCAGCTGTCTGTG GTGGGCGAGGGCTCGTACGGCGTGGTGCTGAAGTGCCGGCGCCGCGACGACGGACAGCTCGTGGCCATCAAGAAGTTCCTCGAGACGGAAGACGACGCCGGGGTGCGGAAGATGGCGCTCAGGGAGATACGGATGCTTAAG AAGCTCCGCCACGACCACCTGGTGAACATGCTGGAGGTGTTCCGCCGCAAGCGCCGCTTCTACCTGGTGTTCGAGTACCTGGACCACACGCTACTGGACGAGCTGGAGGCCTCGCCCGGGGGGCTGGGCGAGGAGGTGGCTAGGAAGCATCTGTATCAGCTGTTGAAGGGGATTGATTACTGTCATCAGAACTCG ATAATCCACCGCGACGTGAAGCCCGAGAACGTGCTGGTCTCCGCCAGCGGCATCGTGAAGCTGTGCGACCTGGGGTTCGCGCGAGCACTGGCGGCGCCCGGCGAGCCCTACACGGAGTACGTGGCCACCCGGTGGTACCGCGCACCCGAGCTGCTGGTGGCTGAGCACAG GTACGGCCCCGAGGTGGACATCTGGGCGCTGGGCTGCCTGTTCTCCGAGATGCTGACCGGGGACCCGCTGTTCCCGGGCGACTCCGACATCGACCAGCTCGCGCTCATCATCAACACTGTCG GCAAGCTAGCCCCGCGTCACCAGCAAGTCGTCTCTCGTCTctcaggcggcgcgggggcggcgtgtGGGGGCCGGGGGGCGAgcgggggccgcggggcgCTGCCGGGGGGCGGCCACGGCCGGGACCTGCTGGCGGCTTGTCTGAGGACGGAGCCTCGGGCTAGGCCGCAGGCCTCCGCTTTGTTGAGGCATAA ATATTTCACGACGGATGGTTGGGCCGACAGCTTCAATGCGGAACTCCGACAAAAGCTTGGAAAGGAAGAG AGCACATCGCCGCAACAGTGCACAGCTCGCTTAGCAAACAAACCGAGACAACAATGGACCCTAAATATAATGACT GATCACTCGAGGTCTCGTACCAACAGCACCGCCGATTCGCTGATAGATTACAATTATACACCAG GAACACACGAAGAAATGGAAACAACAACCCAAGCAGAGAAAGCAAAGTCCCATTCGATGACGCCACAAGATTCTGGAGAG GGTGGAAATGGAGTGACTACAGCGACGttgcccgccccgcgccctcTCCCGCCTAAGTCTTTGTCTAAAGCCATCAATGAAACGTTTCAG ACCTTTCCGGTACCTGTGACTACTTACCCTCGGACACCGtacataaaaaa AGTAAACAACAAGGTGATGATGGAAGAGGATGTGATTCGAGGGAAGGCGACGAGCAAGAAGCTTGCCAAGAAGACAGCGCCTCAACTTTCACTGCCATACGTCCCAGGAG CCAGCAACAGTCCGATGAAGAAAGCCAAGAAACTGACCCCTCAGCAGCAACAGTACCTCGTCAACAAAGCACACGACAACTGGAACTATGGAGCG TATCGTACCGGAGACAGTTCTCGCAGCCCCACCAACCTGCCCTACATGTGA